Proteins from a genomic interval of Microbacterium phyllosphaerae:
- a CDS encoding LacI family DNA-binding transcriptional regulator codes for MTTTIADEPPARRNATPGPERGGGATLADVARLADVSRATASRVLAGRAAGKSASHARVLAAAEELGYVVNGLARSMMGVGRRSIAFVSSIMVGPTFATMAGGAEDIATAKGHLFTMCTTGGDLDREAALIETLSEQRVAAVLLVGSTPATEEFERRAQGYSDTLARVGARLILCGRAALPEHPQIASIDYDHRGGVRSGVEHLVGLGHRRIAFVGSLDDMTTPHQRFLGYQDGLADAGIEFDADLTVQSGNSSDDAASATVAFIERHPEVTAMVCQTDVMAVGVCRALHDAGIAIPAQISVVGFDDMQLVADLTPSLTTVRAPFHRVGELAGRIAVGGVYDGPAVLPVELIVRGSTGPVRA; via the coding sequence GTGACCACGACCATCGCCGACGAACCGCCCGCGCGCCGCAACGCGACGCCCGGGCCGGAGCGCGGCGGCGGCGCCACCCTCGCCGACGTCGCACGCCTCGCCGACGTCTCCCGTGCCACCGCCTCACGCGTCCTCGCGGGCCGCGCGGCGGGCAAGTCGGCGAGCCACGCTCGCGTGCTCGCCGCGGCCGAAGAACTCGGCTATGTGGTGAACGGCCTCGCCCGTTCGATGATGGGCGTCGGTCGTCGCAGCATCGCGTTCGTGTCGAGCATCATGGTCGGCCCGACCTTCGCCACGATGGCCGGCGGCGCCGAAGACATCGCCACGGCGAAAGGGCACCTGTTCACGATGTGCACCACCGGCGGCGACCTCGATCGGGAGGCGGCGCTGATCGAGACCCTCAGCGAACAGCGGGTCGCCGCCGTGCTCCTCGTCGGCTCGACCCCCGCGACGGAGGAGTTCGAACGGAGAGCACAGGGATACTCCGACACCCTCGCACGCGTGGGAGCCCGGCTGATCCTGTGCGGTCGCGCGGCCCTTCCTGAGCATCCCCAGATCGCGTCGATCGACTACGACCACCGCGGAGGGGTGCGCAGCGGCGTCGAGCACCTCGTCGGACTCGGGCATCGCCGCATCGCCTTCGTGGGTTCACTCGACGACATGACCACTCCGCACCAGCGCTTCCTCGGGTACCAGGACGGGCTCGCCGACGCCGGCATCGAGTTCGATGCCGACCTGACCGTGCAGAGCGGCAACTCCTCGGATGACGCAGCGTCCGCGACGGTCGCGTTCATCGAGAGACACCCCGAGGTCACGGCGATGGTCTGCCAGACAGACGTCATGGCGGTCGGCGTCTGCCGTGCGCTGCACGATGCGGGCATCGCGATCCCGGCGCAGATCTCGGTCGTCGGGTTCGACGACATGCAGCTGGTCGCCGATCTGACGCCGTCGCTCACGACCGTGCGCGCGCCCTTCCACCGCGTGGGCGAGCTCGCCGGTCGCATCGCCGTCGGCGGTGTCTACGACGGGCCCGCGGTGCTGCCCGTCGAGCTGATCGTGCGCGGCTCGACCGGGCCCGTCCGCGCCTGA